From the Argentina anserina chromosome 3, drPotAnse1.1, whole genome shotgun sequence genome, the window TCAATGCCAGCATCAACTAATCCAGAATGGCTGCAAGCAGTCAAAACGGCAACAAAAGTAATGTAGTCAGGTCTCTCAGCTGAGGCAATCATGTCCCAATACAGAAGAACAGCTTCATCTCCACGTCCATTCTGTGCATACCCatgtatcatttcattccaAGTAACAGTGCTTTTGCTTGGCATCGTATCAAAAAAGTTCCGGGCACCATCTACATCACCACATTTGCAATACATACCGATGAGAGCACTCCCAACAAAGACATCACTCACATGTCCATCTTTTGTTATCTGAGCATGAACCTGTTTCCCTTGAAACGAAGAAGCTAGCTTCGCACAGCAACTCAGTATAGTAGCATAAGAAAATTGGGTGGGAATCATCTCATGTTGCATCATCTGCTTAAAGTAAGTGAAAGCTTCCTTATCTTGACAATTGAGTGACAGAGCTGCTATCATGGAGTTCCAACAAACAACATCCAACTCTTGCATATTATGAAATATATGTTTTGACATTTTTGTCTTACCACACTTCGAATACATGCCAATAAGTGCGCTCGCAACATATACATTTGTATCAAAGGCAGCCTTGTGTGAGGCAGCATGGATCTCTTTTCCAGCCTTCAAACTCCCCATTGCTGCACTAGAGCTCAGGGCAATTGCCAAAGTAGTTTGATCAGGTTGCACACCCTGAAACTGCATTTCCCTGAAAAGCTTGATTACCTCCGTGTGGTCTTCATTCTGGTAATAACCAGATAGTATGGCATTCCATGATATCACATTTGGGCATGAGATGTTATCGAACATTTGACGGCCATTTTCTATATCACCAGACTTGACACATGCTGCAAGCAAATTGATACAAGTGATCTCATCAGGTTCAAAGCCCCAAGATTGTATTCTTCGTAGATATTCTATAGCTTTCTGGCTCTGATATATTAGACCATACCCAGTAATCATGACATTGCAAGAAACTATATTAACTTCAGGTATACTAGCAAAAACCTTCTCAGCACTCTTCATGTCCGAACTctttgcatacatatcaagCAATGAATTGTTCAAATGAAGATCTTCCTCAAACCCAAGTTTAACAGTAAGGCCATGTATTTGTTGCCCATTCACATTACTCGGAATCCCATCATTATGATCAAAAACATCAGACTGACACCACCCCTTGGCACATACACCCAACATACTCGACAACGAGACAGAATCAACACGCACTCCTTTCCTACACATCAGCCTTTTTCCAAAGCCTCCGCAACTCTATCCGTTTGCttcagccccccccccccccccccattatagCCGTAAATGTAACCTCATTCGGCTCAGCCAAATCACCGAAAACCTGCATTGCATGCCTCATTACTCCACACTTCGCATACATACACAGTAAAGCATTTCCCACGTACACATTCTCCTCAAGGCCAACCTTCACCACAAGACCATGACACTTCCTCCCCTTCTCCACATCCAACAACCCTCCACACGCGCTGAACACACTCGCCAGTGTAAAATTCGTCGCCAACAATCCCTCCGACACCATTGCCTCATAAACACCCAACCCTTTCTCCTCCTGACCATCTTGGACAAACGCACCAATCAGCGTGTTCCACGACACAACATTCCTCTCAGGCATTCTCAGAAACAACTCCTCAGCCTCCTCCAACCTCCCAGCCTTACAACAACAACCCAAAACCGCATTCCATGAGTACACATCTTTCCTAGGCATTTCCTCAAACATCTGGTGAGCATAACCCAAATTACGACACTTTGAGTACAACTCAATAAGTCTATTCCCCAAAAACGTATCAAAGAATAATGCTTTATTACGTAGTATAACCCCATGAATAATCTTCCCACCCAAATGGGCCTTCTTATCTATACAACCCTGCAACAAATTAGCTAACCTAGTAGCCATAGATTCTCAAAGCTCAAACCTTTACTCTTTTTTCTTGCTCAACCACACTCACCAAGTCTCTAACTATTACAACACGACACGTGGCAATAAATTAGATCGTCTTCCTCcttaaaatttagggttttaaTGGTTTTATACACAGAGCAGCTACTACTAACAAAAGGCGTCACCTTTTTCTCAAAGACTTCACCTTTATCAAAACCCAGAAGAAGCCAGCTCGGATTTCAGTAACCCAGAAGAGCCCAGGTGAGATTTCGATGGAAAAAGGTGGGCTGGATTCCGATGGCCGGGAGTTCAAGACGGCGGAGGAGATGTGGAGGGAGGAGGTGGGAGACGAGAGCAAGAAGACAGAGTGGTACAGAGAAGGAGTTGGGTACTGGGAAGGTGTGGAGGCTTCGAATGATGGAGTGTTGGGTGGGTATGGGCATGTGAGTGAGGCTGACATAAGAGACAGTGAAGCTTTTCTTAACGGGCTTCTCTCTGAGATTGTTCCCAATGCTGCTAATGGCCAACGTCACCTTGTTGCTCTTGGTATGCAAagctctcttttttcttttgtggtttttgtgtttttgtatGAACAAGTTGAGTTTGGACTTAGTGTGATCATTTAGGGTTACTAATGCTTTGGAGTTTTAGGTGTTAAACTAAATGTAGGCTTCCTGTTTATGAATGTAGCTGCTTGATGTGTCATGTGTGGTTTTGTTGGGGAAAGTTGTAATGAGTGTGCTGAACTTTTGACAGATTGTGGTTCTGGTATTGGGAGGATCACAAAGAATCTTCTCATAAGATACTTCAATGAGGTGAGTTCAGTTTTTGTGTGCAGCACCTCTCTGTTTTCACAGTCTTTCTGTATACAGTTTGCTTGGATTATGTGGAACAGTTATTGATTGTTTGTTTCTTCGTTTCCTTGAATCCCTAGGTTGATCTTCTGGAGCCTGTGTCACATTTTCTAGAAACAGCTCGCGAGAGTTTGGCTCCTGAAAATCTGATGGTTTCTGATATGTACAGAGCTGCTAATTTTTTCTGCGTGCCTCTTCAGGTAACGTTACTAATGTACCaaattattgattttttttcttaatactGTACCTTCCACAAGAGTTCAGTTGGTTAATTTGGATTATTGAATCAATGGAAATGTGGTTTGTCCTACATAAAACTTAAGCGTGTGACTTTACTTATGAACATGTTCTTCCCTTTCTTTTTAGGAATTCACACCAGAAGCAGGAAGATATGATATCATATGGGTTCAGTGGTGTATTGGGCATCTCACAGATGAAGACTTTGTATCATTCTTTACAAGAGCAAAGGTACAACTATTTTTCATGAATCTTAATACATGTATTCGATTATCCAGTGGATCCATAATTAGTATATAATTCAGAGTAGTTTAGTTTAGTTTTATTGTTATCCCTGTTCACCTGTAATCTACCATGGAAACCAATTTTCCACTACCATATTGTCCGTAATGTCACTTTTGAGTATGAAATACCTGAAACTCTGGGCAGTCATCTATTTATTATCAATCTGCCTCTACAGCTCTTTAATGGCAGGAATACTCCCATTGatgttttcatatttttggctATCTATCTTTAACATATTGGCATAGTCTGTTTCTATTGACAATCTTTGATAAAATCCCAGCAGGCCATTGTTAATTTGATGTGTAACTGCACTGTTGTTTTATTATGTTTAGCAGTACTGacaaatttgttattttaagGTTGGACTAAAACCAGGTGGTTTATTTGTCCTTAAGGAAAATATTGCTAGAACGGGTAATGTGCTTTATATTTCACTCCCTGTGTTTTTGATTGTTTCTTTTCACCTGTTTATAGTACTGCTAAGTTTACCATACCATGTAAATGTGTATTGCCTACATTATTTTCTAAaagtcaaaattttaaaactaaTTGTATTGATGACTCAATTATAGGAGGATTCGTGTTAGACAAAGAAGATCGGAGCATCACGAGGTCTGATTCGTACTTTAAGGAGCTCTTCTGCCAGTGTGGACTtcatctttacaaaataaaGGTTAAAATTGAAGCCACTTTTTTCATTTAACTGGAGAGACTTGGTTAAataattgttttcttagtGAAAATTGTTGTCATCTCCACTGTGTTCTTCATGTGAGTTACTTCTTCCGTAATgctgttttctttttgtacaGGATCAAAAGGGATGGCCTCAGGAACTGTTTGCAGTGAAAATGTATGCGTTAACTACTGAGTTACCTAAGAAGGTCCACCGAACTAGATCTAAGGTGCAAACCAATAGACCAGCAATCATCAAGTGAGAAATTCTCTCTTTAACTTGCTAATTATATTTGCCCCGCCAGATATTTGCTTCTGAAACTTTTGTAACATGCCATAATTTTTTGCGCATGCATGTGCTACCCTAAGTATGTGAGAACTCAATTGTATTCAGCCACAGCGGCATTTAATGTGCTTAATGGTgcacttatttttttttacctcttGTATATAAGGTGCATGCTAGTAATGATTGGACTATATTCATCCCTTATTATGTGTATTGTATCCTGGCAAagtattcaattttttttttaaaggggaGGTATAAAATAATCTGTTGTTTTCAAGCTCACAAATTTGGTCTGCTATATGTACTTGATTTCTTGTTGCTAGAGAATGACTTCAACTATATAGTAGCTACAGTCATAGATCATAATGAAGTTTCAGAAGTTGTTATAAGGTGTATATGCAGAGTGCGCTATAAATAAAGTTAGCATCATACATATCAAACAGTAAGTCCTATTAACTGATGGAAAGCAGAAGGAAAAAGAATAAAAGAGCTAAATTGTACATTTGATAATTCATGGACACTTCTATTATTGATAGGTCATCTTGATTGCACACGCCTGTGTCCCTTTCCTCTTTCTGCATGAAATCTTCTatgataatgataatgatTATGATTATGATTATGATTATGATGGGATGCTAAAACTCTGCAAGACTGGTAGGCTCTACTGACAATATCGAACACCTGCTGTAGGCTTGGTTGCCGGTTGCTTGATACTTCTGTGCACATTAGCCCCAGGGATATTGCGTGTTTAGCTTGGTCGATAGTGTTTTGAGTCAATTCCATTTTTGGGTCTATCAGTTGCTCTAAATTTCCAGGATAAtgcattctgatatactctaTAAAACCAGCCTCGCCCCTCTCAAATTCTTCTTGTGGCCTCCTGTTTACCATCATTTCTAGCAGGAATACACCAAACCTGTACATCCCTGAAGGGCCAAAGTTTAAATGTTAATATTGGAAATTAGGTCAAATCCAACAGATAGGTATGATGTAGTTTCTTATAGTGACTTACTTCTACTGCTAGTGCTTTTATTTCCAACTTTAAACCTTGAAATCTTAGGGTCCAGATTGTAGTTGCACAACATGATAGTACTTGTCCTCAGATCATACGCAACTTCCGGCCAATGCTCTTCTAGATAACACATGCCTTCCACAACCCCCATCAGTATTCTCAACCTGTAGTTCCATGGTGTAAAACTTGATCCCAAGAGCCAGCTCTCTAGGTTCTCTCCTTCCATCCATTCAGTAACAATGGCCCTCAACTTTCGGTTATCACACCAACCCAGTAAATTAGCCAGGTTCTTGTGGCATAGCTGAACAAGAACTTTGCATTCTTCAATCACTTGCGGGTGGTTTTTGCCACTATAAACCTCAATCCTAACATCATTACCATCTCTGAATGTTCCTTTGTAAATATCAACTGATGCACTCTTCCCCATCAAATTGTTTCTCGAGAATCCATTTGTTGCTGCCTTGAGCATTGCTGGTGTAAACCTGTGCTTTCTTCTAAACATTCTTGGGAGGAAATCAGGCCTACGAAAACAGAGCCACCACAAGCAACATATCTTCAGAATCACAAAGATAGGAAAACCAACCAACAAGAATATAGCCTTGATTCTGAGCTTTTTATGATCTGGAATGAGACCCGAATGAAGAAAACTCGAAGTGTTAAACTTCTTGAAGAAGAAGGTATCAGAGAGTTTACTCTCTGAGAAGTGGTTATATGATAGATTCAGAACTGTGAGGTTTGTGAGGACAGATAAGTTCTCTATTGGCACATCACCATACAGTTCATTATGGCTCAAATCAAGAGATTGGATTTGGGTGCAGTGAAGGATATCAATGGGAAAATCACTCTTCAAAGAGGTATTCGACAGATCAATAGATAAGATGCTTAAAGGGCAATACTTCCAAAAGAAGTTGAATGATAAGTAGAGTGGTGCAATGTTTGGGCGGCTTTGAAGGTCTACTTTGGAGAATGACTCAACGCAGTTCGGATTCTTGGACTCGTTGCAGAGATGGCTTGCAACAATGGTGGATTTGAAGATCTCATCGAGGTCCATTGGTGAAGAGGTACTGCAGTATCTGAGAGATGGGTTGTGGAGGCAGTTTTTCATGATTGTGGAGTTGAAATCTTGTGGTGGTTTTAAACTTTTGAGGTCATCTATAACCGATGCAGATAGAGTTGCAGAAACTGAGAAAGAAACTGTGAAGAGTAAGATGATGAAAGTTACAGGAATGGAAGCCATGGAAAAGTTTGTGTTTTGCTGCTTGAAGGTGACTTTGATATTTAACTCACAAGTTAGAGTTCAAACGGTTGTCATGGTGGTATTGTGGGGGGAATAGAAGTGGGGAGTTCAATTTTTACACGTTCAAGGGTAACTTTTGGTAGTTACACTAAAGCGTTCGGAGCagttttttctcttttattttttttgttaaagtaGTTTTTTCTCTTGAAGAAAAGCTGAtgtaggaaaaaaaatgaagggaAATTAGCAGATATATGAAAGAGAGCTTATATTCATACATTCCAAAACAACACTTAGACCTCAATCTTTTTTCAAGTTTGTGTTGACTTTATCAATAAATGCGAAATTACTAATACGgataatataaaataaacaaaaaaccaaAGATGTCAATACAATAAATCtaatttctcaaatttttCTTCTTACAATATTAATTTCAAACAAAGAATGATCTAGTTAAACTATGATATTATCGTTTTCAATAATTCACATATGCatcgtaaaaaaaaaaatttattctcACTTTGTAAacgtttatttatttttaaatttttagctTTTTATTCTCTAGTTTATTGTGATCCGTCTGTTTAAATGTATTTTGTTATAACGAATTGTATATAACTTTTATTGTACCGTGATTCTATTCAAGTTTGAGAGTCGATATAGTTATAACATGTTTGAATCAATTGAATTATCATAGGTTTCAATCAATTGAATGAATttttaaagtaaaaaaaaatttattgattttattaGACTATGGGCATTTTGAGAAAATTAAACAGGTCTAAATAGTATTtttggaggtatgaatagaagctccatGTGTGAAATGAGCACAATAAGaatgggtttagggtttagaacTCAAGCAAGCGTTTGCCGCAAAGGATTTTAGAACTCAAACTGGTGGGAGGAAATAGTACCTGATCTTGCTGCTTGCAATTACCCAACTCTGCAAAGGTAAGAAGCATATATCAGCATATATGATATGTGCTTCATCTAGGTGAAAATTTAGCTAGTTAGTATTATTACTATTATATATGAGAGCTATAGATTTGCAACAGATAATTCAAGCAAATTAGACCAACGTGCATTCATGTATGTGTAGTTTTACTAGTTTAGCTCAATGTGATTTTACTAGTTAAGACAGGTCCTGCATTGGAATGGCACTAGCTGGGTAATCTGCACTCCGAGAGCTAGAAACTACACATACATACAATAACTGATCTAAATCTCATGATGCAGATTACCCGATCCTTACCCAATATCAATGTATATACTTCGTACGAAGCTAATgaatgaactatatattagATCGATGGTAGATCTGAGGCCAACTTGCATGGTAGTACGTAATCTCTAATTTTATGAGCTAAAACGATCGATTCCCCCAAGTGCGGACATTAATAATTGGTCGATAGATTGTTAAGGGGCTGCATTGACGAAGATTTTTGTTATATGCATTTGTAACTAATGATTGATAATATCATAAAGCAACAACTAGGAACCTTATTGCTTGAGACAAAATTTATTTCAAAAAGACGTCTATGTTTATATTATTTGACTGCTGTTCCATCCACGAACAAAATCCAAATTAACAGATAATATTATCACGAACAAGAAGCAAACTGAAGTTAGATCGACCAATTAAGTTGTATTTTGTTTCTGGCCCTTGGATACAGATTATCTCATCGTGTCATCCTGGGTTGTACTGATCAGTAGGCTAACGCCATGCCCCTCAAACAGATAACGTTTTTGTTGgtttcaattttgaattttggaaaataattCAAAGCCAAAGGATAACTGTGCTGAAATCTCtcttcaatttaaatttcaaatagGTCTCAGGGGTCTTTTATTATATAGAACATTAGAACATAAGGTTCATTTCCATATACAGGTACAACATAAAATCACGGGAAGTTTTATATCCAAGCTAGCTCCTTTATGTTGTTCTTGATACATACATTCGTAGGAGCTCTCTATTGGCCTGGTACAGTACTTTTATATATGACTTGGTTGAAGATGGGCGGGGCGTACCTTGGTGGTCAGATGACTCAGATCGATGCCTGCAAGAATTACAAGCACTTGAGTACGCGGGTAAGAGCTAAGTGCAAATTTTTCCTAAACACTGCAAACCTGCATATGCCTCTATGAGCTTCAAGTTGGTTAATTTTCTTGATTTGTTACTTTCTTGTATCATATACGTACATATGAACTTAATCACTAGTATAAGATATCAGTCATCATATCAGTTTCCTTTTGTGTTACCTTCGATTCGGTCCTTGTGTTGTATGTATTTCTGTGTAatcaaattttgagt encodes:
- the LOC126786446 gene encoding LOW QUALITY PROTEIN: pentatricopeptide repeat-containing protein At4g20770 (The sequence of the model RefSeq protein was modified relative to this genomic sequence to represent the inferred CDS: deleted 1 base in 1 codon; substituted 1 base at 1 genomic stop codon), producing the protein MATRLANLLQGCIDKKAHLGGKIIHGVILRNKALFFDTFLGNRLIELYSKCRNLGYAHQMFEEMPRKDVYSWNAVLGCCCKAGRLEEAEELFLRMPERNVVSWNTLIGAFVQDGQEEKGLGVYEAMVSEGLLATNFTLASVFSACGGLLDVEKGRKCHGLVVKVGLEENVYVGNALLCMYAKCGVMRHAMQVFGDLAEPNEVTFTAIMGGGGGGXSKRIELRRLWKRLMCRKGVRVDSVSLSSMLGVCAKGWCQSDVFDHNDGIPSNVNGQQIHGLTVKLGFEEDLHLNNSLLDMYAKSSDMKSAEKVFASIPEVNIVSCNVMITGYGLIYQSQKAIEYLRRIQSWGFEPDEITCINLLAACVKSGDIENGRQMFDNISCPNVISWNAILSGYYQNEDHTEVIKLFREMQFQGVQPDQTTLAIALSSSAAMGSLKAGKEIHAASHKAAFDTNVYVASALIGMYSKCGKTKMSKHIFHNMQELDVVCWNSMIAALSLNCQDKEAFTYFKQMMQHEMIPTQFSYATILSCCAKLASSFQGKQVHAQITKDGHVSDVFVGSALIGMYCKCGDVDGARNFFDTMPSKSTVTWNEMIHGYAQNGRGDEAVLLYWDMIASAERPDYITFVAVLTACSHSGLVDAGIEIFNSMEHKHGVDPVLDHYTCIIDSLGRAGRFQEAEAVLDDMSYKDDPVIWEVLLSSCRIHANVSLAKRAADELIRLDPHNSAPYVLLANIYSSLGRWDEARNMRDLMSDKQVVKDPGYSRIEYEKIVGS
- the LOC126786447 gene encoding LOW QUALITY PROTEIN: alpha N-terminal protein methyltransferase 1 (The sequence of the model RefSeq protein was modified relative to this genomic sequence to represent the inferred CDS: inserted 1 base in 1 codon), translating into MVLYTEQLLLTKGVTFFXKDFTFIKTQKKPARISVTQKSPGEISMEKGGLDSDGREFKTAEEMWREEVGDESKKTEWYREGVGYWEGVEASNDGVLGGYGHVSEADIRDSEAFLNGLLSEIVPNAANGQRHLVALDCGSGIGRITKNLLIRYFNEVDLLEPVSHFLETARESLAPENLMVSDMYRAANFFCVPLQEFTPEAGRYDIIWVQWCIGHLTDEDFVSFFTRAKVGLKPGGLFVLKENIARTGGFVLDKEDRSITRSDSYFKELFCQCGLHLYKIKDQKGWPQELFAVKMYALTTELPKKVHRTRSKVQTNRPAIIK
- the LOC126788880 gene encoding probable LRR receptor-like serine/threonine-protein kinase At2g23950, translating into MASIPVTFIILLFTVSFSVSATLSASVIDDLKSLKPPQDFNSTIMKNCLHNPSLRYCSTSSPMDLDEIFKSTIVASHLCNESKNPNCVESFSKVDLQSRPNIAPLYLSFNFFWKYCPLSILSIDLSNTSLKSDFPIDILHCTQIQSLDLSHNELYGDVPIENLSVLTNLTVLNLSYNHFSESKLSDTFFFKKFNTSSFLHSGLIPDHKKLRIKAIFLLVGFPIFVILKICCLWWLCFRRPDFLPRMFRRKHRFTPAMLKAATNGFSRNNLMGKSASVDIYKGTFRDGNDVRIEVYSGKNHPQVIEECKVLVQLCHKNLANLLGWCDNRKLRAIVTEWMEGENLESWLLGSSFTPWNYRLRILMGVVEGMCYLEEHWPEVAYDLRTSTIMLCNYNLDPKISRFKVGNKSTSSRRMYRFGVFLLEMMVNRRPQEEFERGEAGFIEYIRMHYPGNLEQLIDPKMELTQNTIDQAKHAISLGLMCTEVSSNRQPSLQQVFDIVSRAYQSCRVLASHHNHNHNHNHYHYHRRFHAERGKGHRRVQSR